From the Solanum pennellii chromosome 4, SPENNV200 genome, one window contains:
- the LOC107017106 gene encoding auxin-responsive protein SAUR50 yields MAIRKSNKLSQRAMLKQILKRCSSLGKKNGYQDEQQGGLPMDVPKGHFVVYVGENRTRYIVPISILSRPEFRALLQQAEEEFGFDHDMGLTIPCNEDFFESLTSSMLR; encoded by the coding sequence ATGGCTATTAGAAAATCAAACAAGTTGTCACAAAGGGCAATGTTGAAGCAAATACTAAAAAGATGTTCGAGTTTAGGTAAGAAAAATGGATATCAAGACGAACAACAAGGTGGTCTTCCAATGGACGTACCAAAAGGACATTTTGTAGTTTACGTTGGAGAAAATCGAACAAGGTACATTGTTccaatttcaattttatcaagGCCAGAATTTCGTGCACTACTTCAACAGGCTGAAGAAGAATTTGGATTCGATCATGACATGGGACTTACAATTCCATGTAACGAAGATTTTTTCGAATCTCTAACTTCGTCAATGCTAAGGTAA